A region of Chelonoidis abingdonii isolate Lonesome George chromosome 8, CheloAbing_2.0, whole genome shotgun sequence DNA encodes the following proteins:
- the PDZD11 gene encoding PDZ domain-containing protein 11, with amino-acid sequence MDSRIPYDDYPVVFLPAYENPPAWIPPHERICHPDYNNELTQYLPRTIVLKKPPGAQLGFNIRGGKASQLGIFISKVIPDSDAHRAGLQEGDQVLAVNDVDFQDIEHSKAVEILKTAREIIMRVRYFPYNYQRQKERTVHCP; translated from the exons ATGGACAGCAGGATCCCCTATGACGATTACCCTGTCGTCTTCCTGCCGGCCTACGAGAACCCGCCGGCCTGGATCCCCCCCCACGAG AGAATTTGCCATCCTGACTACAATAATGAGTTGACCCAGTACCTCCCTCGCACTATTGTGCTGAAGAAGCCTCCTGGGGCTCAG CTGGGCTTCAACATTCGAGGAGGAAAGGCCTCCCAGCTGGGGATCTTCATCTCCAAG GTGATCCCTGACTCAGatgcacacagagcagggctgcaggaaggAGACCAGGTACTGGCAGTTAATGATGTCGATTTCCAGGACATTGAGCACAGCAAG GCTGTCGAGATCCTCAAGACTGCCCGTGAGATCATCATGCGAGTGCGTTACTTCCCCTACA